The Vicugna pacos chromosome 32, VicPac4, whole genome shotgun sequence genomic sequence ATTCACCTGCCAGGGCCCTGGGGGAAGGTGCTGTGTCACAGGGGAAGAGGCGGTGGGAATAGGGGCAGGTGGGACTCAGGTGGTGACCTTCCCAGAGGGTGACTGTGCTAGGCCATGAGCCAGAGACCCTCGTGGCTGCCCAGGAGGTTTGTGGGCTCAGCCTCATTTTGTGGGTGGGGAGCTGCAGCCAGAGGCACAAGGGCCAGCCCAACCTGTTGGCTCCGGAGCAGCCAGACCACCTCCTCATGGCCCAGGCTCTTAACTCGTGTCCCTGTTCCTGGCCCAGCTGAACATCCATGTGGGAAACATCTCGCTGGTGGACCAGTTTGAGTGGGACATGTCGGAGAAGGAGAACTCACCGGAGAAGTTTGCCCTGAAGCTGTGCTCGGAGCTGGGGCTGGGCGGGGAGTTCGTCACCACCATTGCGTACAGCATCCGGGGGCAGCTGAGCTGGCATCAGAAGACCTACGCCTTCAggtgggaccttgggcaagttcctccTGCGTCCCTCTGGTGTGCCGGCAGGGGCGGCGCCAAGCACCTCTGCACCAGGGCAGAGTGTTAGTGTTTTCTCTGCTCATGAACTGTCATCCACATGTGGAGGTCATTACTCAGAGTCCGCCCCTCAAGGAGCGCGTGAGTCTGGTTGTGTCTCAGCTGTTCTCCCAGAAATCCCAGGAGACTACTGTCTTGAGGCTTCCTGTGACTCTGAGCAAGAGAAGAGGAATGACCAGACACCCCAGGGCACGGGGCCCCAGCGTCCCGGCTGAGACGGCACATCCGTCACCTCCTGTGACCCTCTAGCAGCCCTGCTGACTCGGGGTCCTGGTCCACAGATGGGCATccaggcccagggaggaggcCTCGGCACTGGTGGAGGGGGTGGCTGGCATGCTCCCCACATCCGTGGGAGGCCTGCTCGTGGTGCCGCAGTGTGTGTCCACTCACTACCCGCAGGCCGAGGCCAATGAGCCTGGGACCAGCCTGGGGTGGCCTCGCTTTCCAGAGTTGACCCTGAGGTCCTGGAAGTGACGTCAACCTCAAGTACCTCATCCCCAGATGCCGACTGAGTTAGAACTCATGTCTGACTGGGACGCGGAGGGTGCCCTCACACGAGGCAGTTTCCCTCCTGCTCTGACTCCTGGGGACAGCTGCCCACCCAGAGGAGCCCTGGTCAGGCTCCGGACCGTTGGCAGAGAGACATGCAACTCCAATCAGGGCGGGGCCCTGGGGCGGCAGGTCAGGACATAGACCGGCCCTCTCTCATCTCAGCAGCCAGTTAACCAGTTCCAGTCGTGCAGGGGGATGACTCGTGCTGAATGTGCAGGTTTCAAATCCTCGGGATTGACAGCAGGGACACTCCCCGGGGACCAGGGGGAGCATGTCCTTCCTCAGTAGCCCAGCCAGCCAGGTGGGAGGGCATGGCCTGCCTAGGGGTCTGGAGGCATCCACGTACCTCCTTTGGCCTCAGGAGGACCGCTGTGTTTCCCAAGCCCGCGTGGCTCGTGGGCCTGTGTGTGCCGGGGCCAGGTGCTCGGAGAGCTGGCGAGGGCAGGATGGGGAGTGTGAGGTCAGGCTCCGTCGTCCGGGGGCAGGGCTGGCTGGTTTGTTTCTGTAAGAGCTTCGCTGAGGTAGAATTCACATAGCATACCGTTCACGTCTAGAGCGTGCGACTCAGTGATTTTCTGTGGGTTCGCAGAGTTGTGTTGTCCTGGGCAACCTCTAATCTCCCTCTCTGTAGATCTGCCTGCTCTGGATACTTAACAGCATCATATAACTTACGGTTCTCCGTGGCTGGCTTAGCATGTTTTCGGGGTTCATCCACGTGGtgcctgtgtcagaatttcattccttttcatggctcaGTAATATCCCATGGCATAGATGGaccatgttttatttatccaatcatcagttgatggccatttgggttgtttgAGCTTCTGGGCTGTTAagagtagtgctgctgtgaacagccATATAGAGGTTTTTCTGGAACACCTGTTTTCTGTTCTCCTGGGTGTGCAGCTGGGAGTGGACTTGCCAGGTCACTTGCTAACTCTGTAGCACTTTGAGGAACCGCTGGACCGTTGTCTCAAAGCAGCTGTGCCATTTTACGTTCCCGCCAGCAGAGGGAGGTTccattttctctgcatcctcgccAGCCTTGGTTACTGGTCGCCACCCTGGCCGGGGTGGAGGGGCATCTCaggtggctttgatttgcatttcccggatggctaatgatgttgaacatcgtTTCATGTGCTACTGGCcatgtgtgtatcttctttgcaAAAAAGGCTGTTTGAGTCCTTTGTGTTATAATTGGGTTGTTATTTTATTCTTGAGCTGTGAGAGTTCGTTATGTGTCCTAGATACGGGGCCCGTGTCACGTACATGGTGTGCATATGTTTCCTCCCCTTCCTGGGTTGTGTTTCACCTTGGTGACAATGTCCTTGGAAGCACAAAagctttaaattttgatgaagtccatttatctttgtcttcttttgttGCTCGTGCCTTTGGTGTGTGCCTGGGACAGCGCGGCTGCTCCTGGGTCCTGTCCCAGCACCGTTTGTTGGAAAGACTGTTCTTCCCATTGGGTGGGCTTGGCCCCTTGTTGAAAGTGACTGGATGGTTAACAGGAGGGTGACGTCGAGGGGTGACATCGAGTTTTGTCCCCCTCCACCTGGTTGGGGAGCAGGTCACCTCCCCCCACCGTCTCTGACCTCACCGACAACGTGCTTCTCAGCTGGCCGTCAGACCGAGTGGGGTCACACCCAAGTGGAACCTCctggtccctctgcctcctcagccACGGAGGGCCTCTCCTGCCTGGACGCTGCGCGTGGTAGGAGTGTCGGGGTCTCAAGTGGCCTCGAGGCCAGGGAAGCAGCATCCCCTGGGAGGGTGGTCGGCAGGGCGGCTCTCCGCCTGAGtgtccccccacacacacacgtggGGCCAGGCTCGACCTTCCATGCTTGGCTCGAGCCGTTCTTATTTTAGAACAGACCCGCTGGGTGGAATTTTCCCAGAGCCCCGGGGAGGTAAACACAGGGGCCTACAGGACCTGCACGCCAGGCCTTGTTGAAGTTAAGAGGAAAACATGTTTTGTTCTCGTCGGCGTGGGCTTGGCGACTTTCCTGTCTGCCCGCACGAGGAAGGCGGCTGGGAGCCCTCGAGGTGAGGAACGATGTTTGGGTCTGGCCTCCGTGGTTTCTGGATCTCCAGCCCGCGCCTGGCTGGGGAGAGCGGCTGCCGGGAGCAGCAGAGGAGGGGCGGCCGGGGCCCAGCCACTGGCCTCTGAGTCACCCGCACAAGCCCGGGCTCTGGGCCTTGTGGGCGTGGACCCTACAGGCCAAGCTGCGGCAGCAAGAGGTGAACCCCGCTTCTGCAAGGGAGTAGGGGCCGCCCCGGGCTGTGCTCCCTGTGCTCGTGGCCTCCAAGATTCTGGGCAGAGAAGCAGCACGAGGGAGGCCGGGATGGGCCTGGGCCCTGGGTGCCGCGTGTGCACTGCCCGTGTCGTGGGGAGCGGGGCTCTGCAGTCAGGCCTGGATGGACGCTCCCACAACCTTGGGCACCGTCTTGGGGAGGCTATTGGAGGGCCCCTGGCCCCCCAACTCATGGATGTACGTTGGATATTTAGTGATTCTCTGAATTTCCTTACAGCAGTGACATTGTCCCCATTTGCCAGATGAGGGGTCAGAACCAGGTGTCTTATGCCTCCTTGggccccacctgccctccctcagAGCTGCCTCTGCAGGGTTTCAGGGGGCCGATTCCTGAGGGGCCTTCTGGGGGCCGAGCCTTGGGCACAGGACAGGTGGCCTGGCCGGAGGGGAGAGTTGAGGgcccaggaggccagtgtggcggCTGCAGGTGGGAGAGGTCCAGATTTGGGCCATGTGCTGAGGCCCCCCTGCCTGGCTGGATCCAGAGGCAGCAGCTCGGCCAGGCATCCCCTAGCCTTCTTAACCTTCTTGGAGGCTGACCCCACCACCGCTAAGGCCGCTTAGCCAGAGGGTCCAGTGATAATGGCCACCCCCATAACACCGCTCCATGGACCCCTCCCCAGTCTGCAGAACTGGAGATGCTGTGGTGGCAGCAAGTTGACCATCTGCTTTGAAGAGGCGCCCACGGGGTCATGGGGGCAGCACTGTTGCCAGGGAGGGGAGGTCCAGGTGGCTCTGCTGTGAGATTCTGGTGACTGGAGCATCCCTGCTGCCCTGTCAGAGGCTGCTCTGAGGAGATGGGCAGAGACTAGGCTCCAGCGTCCCATCCATTGGCGGGCAGGGTGGACAGTGGTTTCTGGAGCCCCCTCCACTGCTACCCTGTGAACCAGCACCTCCTCCCTCCCGTCTTCCACAGTGAGAACCCCCTGCCCACGGTGGAGATTGCCATCCGGAACACAGGTGATGCTGACCAGTGGTGCCCACTGCTGGAGACCCTGACGGACGCCGAGATGGAGAAGAAGATCCGAGACCAGGACAGGAACACAAGGTGCCCCCTGCCTCTCCTGGCAGGTCCCTGGGTGATGAGTCCCCAACTAGCCCTGCGGGGAGCAAGTTTCAGCCATGGGGTCAGGATCTGACCACAGCCCAACCCAGGTGTCAGGAccctgggaggggtgggcaggacaGAGAGCAGCTTCTAGGTCCAGGCTGAGGGAGGGCTGGGGTCCCACAGCCACGTCCTGTCTCTGCCCACGGCACCCTGGGTGAAGGGCAGCCGCCTTGGGTCACCACCTTTCTCCTCCTGCAGGCGGATGAGGCGTCTGGCCAACACTGCCCCGGCCTGGTAACCACCTGGTGGCGTTTGGCTCCCACGGAGCATCTGGAAGATTGGACCGACTCTCCTCCATCTTCTGGAGGAGGGGACAAGGAGGAGGGCAGCCTGGCTGTCCTGAGGAGCACGGGGCAGGAGCCTCTGGGCCGCCCTCCCCCGGGTTGCCTTTCCCCGGGTACACATTCCGTTTGCTGAGCCCCAGTCCCCACCGTCCATCTCTGGTCAGGAAGAGGCCTCATTtgggttatgttttgtttttgtacagGAGCCCCAGGCAGGGCGAGcaacactttttaaataaaaggtgacaGGTCCTGTTCCATTTCTTGAAGTGGTGGCATGAAAGTAAGAAGTGGGGAGGGCACGAGGCAGGTGGCTGGGCATGTGGCCACGGCTGGCGGGCAGGCCCCTTGCCCTCCTCCATTGCACATCCTGAGTCAGAGCAGGTCTTCCTCCTCCATGCCAGCTTCCCACCCACCCGTGCTGGGCAATTCCTTGCTGTCAGAGGgcagggctgcctgcttgtcACCCACAGCCTTGTCCCACCTCTTGGAGCAGCCACAGGTTTTCCCAAGGGCCCGGGGCTCTGCTGTGTGCAGCTGGCCAGGCCGCTGCTAGCTGGGAGCATTGCTTCCCTAGGCCTTGCAGAGGCCCTGTTCTGTGCAGGGATCGAGGGCCTGTGCCCAGCTCTTCCAGGTCTAACAGGTGTGTACCACTCTCACCATGCCCCCAGCCGCATGTGTGAAACACTGGGCCCATCTCCACCCCCGGTTGATGCCACGGCCGGGCCAGTTCCTCCCTCCCAGCCGGCTGTGAGGAGTGACAGAGAGCCTGGAGCAGCAAGCCAAGCCTGACGCCAGCTTAGAGGGTGATGGGCTgaccctcctcccagctctgcaTCCTCTTCTGTAACATGGAAAGGTCCCTCTCTACATGGGACATGGGACATGCCAGGGCGACATGTGGGTGGGCCTCCTCACTGGGCCAGGCACCACCTGGTGAACTGGGCACAGCTGCTGTCTAACTGAAGACCCTGCACCAGGCTGGCCCGCCTTCGGTGCTGGCAGGGCTGAGGGTCAGGACATGGCAGGGGCCCCATGGCACCCAGAGCCCAGCCCAAGGCCCACGTCAGGCAGGAGCAGAGTGCTGAGGGTTCTCATTTGTAGGATGTGGGGTGATACGGGCCTGGCCCTCTTGGCTGGGGGTTCTCGTGAGCACATCCTGAGACATGACAGCTCCCAAGGAGTTTGTACTCCAGCCACTGCCCTCCATCCAGGAGTGGAACTTGCTGGAGCCCCAGCAAGGGGACAGCTGGGCTCCACTGGAAGGCCTTGAACAAAGAGGAAGAGTCCAAGCCCAGCTGGCCTTGGAGACCAGTGGGCTCCGCTGCTGAGGTGAGGTGTTTGGTCTATAAGCAGGACAGCCCAAGCCTCACAGCTGGTGGGGTGTGGTGACCCCTGCCTGCCTCAACCCCACTGGGCCGGCTGGCCACCTGCCTGGGAGcggcctggagtggggccttcaCACGCCGCCAGCCTGCCCCGCTGTGGACCTGCTGCTGCAGAGGTTTCCCCATGAAGTTAAGGTCTGACTCCGCAGTGAATATTTGTGTCACCTGTGAATGTGACACCCAGCGCTGGAGGAGCCCTCGCGCTGCTGCCGACCCAGGAATAAACCAGCTCGCAGACTGGTCATCTGATGCCCACTTTACAGAGAAAAGTGAGCTGCAGGCCTGATGAGGCTCTGGGTCTGCAGCCAAAACCGGCAGGGGCAGAATTTGCCGAGGATTCTGCTGAGGTGGAACTTAAGGCTTTGGGGTCATAGAAAGGGTCTGGCCCTCTTTTGACCTGGCCCCTGGGTCCTCGGCCCAGTCCTTTAGCTGCTTGGCAGGCAGATGAGGCAGAGGGCCACCTGTGGGCTGCTGGAAGGGCAGGAGGGGCCCAGGGAGGCGTCAGCCTGCGGGAACCACAGGCAGGAGCCCCGCAGACGGCATGACCAGACAGCCCAGTCCTGGCTCCGCCACCAATGATGCCCCTCACTGGCTGGCAGGGAGCAGTGGCCAGAGTGGGTGGGATTGCCCAGGGCTCCACTGAGGCAGCAGCAGGGTGGGGAAGAGAACCCCGGCTCGGCCACCTGTGAGCTCAAAGCTCTGCTGGACAACCTTGGGCAGGTTCTTGACCCTTTGGGCCACTCATCCTGCCCCTTGCACTTGTTCTGAGAGGGCAAGCCAGGCTTGGTGGCCCTGGGTCGAGGCCAGCAGCACCTGCCCTGTGTGGAAGGGTGTGGCCGGCCGAGGCAGGAGAGCCAGTGCTATGGGCAAAGAGGCTGCAGGTCAGTGTATTTATTCGGGGGGACCTGGGTATGGGCCCAGCCTCCATGACAGGTAGCTGTGCTGCAAGCTGGGGTCAGGGGGTGCAGGCCAGCCCAAGGCTGGGAAAATAGGTCCCCGgggctggccctggccctgggaggGGTCACTGCTGCGGGGGTTGTGGCTGCTCCTCCGGGAGGGGCAGGTAATTGGGGTCCTCCTCTGGGGTGTCCAGTAGCAGCTTCCTGTCGGGAGGGACCCAAGCTGAGCTGCAGCCAGCAGGGTGCCCCATGAGGTGGGGGAGCCACCTGAGGCCAGGCAGGGAGGGCGTCAtcccagcactcacaggaagCCGGGGGTCAGCAGCAGCCTCTTGCCTCCTGGCTGGTTGGGGAAGACATCCTCCAGGAAGTAGTAGATGTGGCCCACAGCGATCCCTGCGGAGAGCCACCAGCTGCCAAGGCCACCCTCCACAGTCCAGAACCTGCTCTAGGACTCCATAGTGCCCAATGTCCTGCACAGATGGCCAGCCCAGGGTGGGACCAGGACTGGCCCGAAAGTGGGCAGGACCAGGGGCGGGGAGGGCCTGAAAAATCGGAGGAGTGGGAGCCTCAAAGCAGGAACCCTGACCCACCTGTCCCCACCTAGGTCAGGACCTACAGAAGCATCAGCAGGTCAGGCCTCAAGAAGTGAAACCTACAGTACAGGCCAGCTGGAAGTTCCAGGGGCTGGAAGAACAGGAGCCATGAGGGTGGGGAGACGGGGTGGGGACACAGATGAGAGGTCCAGTGCCAGTGGAGGGAGGGCTCTGGCTGAGCAGGCCCTCAGATCCCAGACAGCCTGCCAGAGGAGGGCAGGGTGGACAGCAGGCTCACCCAGCAGGTCCACAAGGATGGAGTTGCCCAGCAGCATTGAGAAGCCAATGAGCGCCCAAGGCAGGAATGGTGCCTGGAAGGTGAGGAGGCCGAAGAAGTTGACCCTCACCCGGGGGCTGCGGCGGCTCCACACGTACACCAGCATGGCCGTGAGGGCCTGGCCCAGGAAGAAGAGGCTGCCCAGGAGCCCCAGCAGCTGGGCCAGAGTCAAGGCCTCaggccctgcccagggcccctgggacTTCTAAACCCCGGAACCCTCCTGCTGGTTTCCCTTCCCCTATGGCCCGAGTGTGCCCTTCCCAGTCCAAGGCCACATTGTGGCCTCCAGGCACCACCTGATCTGCCCTGCCTCTCCACCTCACCCCAGCCCCGCGCCACTGCCCGTCCCTACCCCAGCTCCTCCTGGCTACTGGCTCTCTGGGCTCGGCCCCCAGGCCTGTCGCCCTCTCTTCTGTGCACCACCCTGCGGTGTGTTGTGTACAGCACTGGAGATCTATCCCTGGCATCTAGAGCTGAGCACGCGCTGCACGCTCAGTACATCCTAAGCTGGAGGGAAGGACTCCGTCTCGGGCCGGCGCTCAAGGAGGGGCCCCAGAGCCAGCACCGGCCGGGCCCAGAGGTTCCAGAGACCGAGAAGGATACGGTCATAAGGACGCCCCCGAAGAGAAACATGAAGACGAAGTCGGCCGTGCGGCCGCGGAAGGAGCCCTC encodes the following:
- the DERL3 gene encoding derlin-3 isoform X3; this encodes MAWRGLATEFLQVPAVTRTYTAACVLTTAAVLELLSPFQLYFNPHLVFRKFQVWRLVTNFLFFGPLGFSFFFNLLFVFRYCRMLEEGSFRGRTADFVFMFLFGGVLMTLLGLLGSLFFLGQALTAMLVYVWSRRSPRVRVNFFGLLTFQAPFLPWALIGFSMLLGNSILVDLLGIAVGHIYYFLEDVFPNQPGGKRLLLTPGFLKLLLDTPEEDPNYLPLPEEQPQPPQQ
- the DERL3 gene encoding derlin-3 isoform X2; translated protein: MAWRGLATEFLQVPAVTRTYTAACVLTTAAVQLELLSPFQLYFNPHLVFRKFQVWRLVTNFLFFGPLGFSFFFNLLFVFRYCRMLEEGSFRGRTADFVFMFLFGGVLMTLLGLLGSLFFLGQALTAMLVYVWSRRSPRVRVNFFGLLTFQAPFLPWALIGFSMLLGNSILVDLLGIAVGHIYYFLEDVFPNQPGGKRLLLTPGFLKLLLDTPEEDPNYLPLPEEQPQPPQQ
- the DERL3 gene encoding derlin-3 isoform X1, which encodes MAWRGLATEFLQVPAVTRTYTAACVLTTAAVQLELLSPFQLYFNPHLVFRKFQTLQVPLLPHAGGGLLPRPHGRLRLHVSLRGRPYDPAGAPGQPLLPGPGPHGHAGVRVEPPQPPGEGQLLRPPHLPGTIPALGAHWLLNAAGQLHPCGPAGDRCGPHLLLPGGCLPQPARRQEAAADPRLPVSAGMTPSLPGLRWLPHLMGHPAGCSSAWVPPDRKLLLDTPEEDPNYLPLPEEQPQPPQQ